One genomic window of Polyangium aurulentum includes the following:
- a CDS encoding STAS/SEC14 domain-containing protein — MREREEWICGQQRVWVEAPDLVRLELHGIFALPDVDAYMPIIFELGDRLGPFTILVDMRDLKSIPAATRKRITNSERMYPYRACAVYGASFTLGVMVTMTFKAGRMLMPSTFPFPVAVFEGEGEARAWLAPHRDRQSRAV; from the coding sequence ATGAGAGAACGCGAGGAATGGATCTGCGGGCAGCAGCGCGTCTGGGTCGAGGCGCCGGATCTCGTGCGGCTCGAGCTGCACGGCATCTTCGCGCTACCGGACGTCGACGCCTACATGCCCATCATCTTCGAGCTCGGCGATCGCCTCGGGCCCTTCACGATCCTCGTGGACATGCGCGATCTGAAGAGCATTCCCGCTGCCACACGCAAGCGGATAACCAATAGCGAGCGCATGTACCCGTACCGGGCTTGCGCCGTCTACGGGGCGAGCTTCACGCTCGGCGTCATGGTGACGATGACCTTCAAGGCTGGGCGAATGCTCATGCCGTCCACCTTCCCTTTTCCGGTCGCCGTGTTCGAAGGGGAAGGCGAGGCGCGCGCCTGGCTCGCCCCGCATCGAGACAGGCAGTCGCGCGCCGTATAG
- a CDS encoding flavin monoamine oxidase family protein codes for MERFAAAESRKASRRSFLKGIGGLAAAGAVIGGSRSALAGPSKPNISTSPSIAIVGGGLAGLVCADTLKGSGINATVYEASDRAGGRCFSLGGSFAGPVSFPGQVVERGGEFIDNLHKTMIGYAQEFGLALEDVEKLPGEIFYHFYGQRWPESAIVDEYRDLVAAMQDDLQTSSGAPTADYATPGDVDLDYTSLREYLDTRGAGPLVSAAIEAAYLAEYGLEIDEQSSLNFLLFIHADRRSKFTPFGVYSDERYHVVNGNQKIVEGLKGKLPGQVQYGMRLLAARKTAAGRVELTFQKTGSGTVTTAFDAVVFAVPFSTLRNVQLDASLGLPTWKVQAIKELGYGSNAKTMVGFKGPFWRNLGSNGTSYSLMPNHQTTWESNPINATATSAVLTDYSSGMRADALDPTKVQAQVAALLGDLNLVYPGALAAAAKDGKGKYLAHLEHWPSNPNTLGAYTCYLPGQFTTLANNEGKPVGNIHFAGEHANSFYEWQGFMEGACLSGIQAANEILQDIKVGNL; via the coding sequence ATGGAGCGTTTCGCCGCCGCGGAGTCGCGCAAGGCGAGCCGGCGCTCTTTCTTGAAGGGAATCGGCGGTCTGGCCGCGGCTGGAGCCGTCATTGGCGGCTCCCGGTCGGCGCTCGCGGGGCCCTCCAAGCCGAACATCTCGACCTCGCCCTCGATCGCTATCGTGGGCGGGGGCCTCGCGGGGCTCGTCTGCGCCGACACGCTGAAAGGCAGCGGAATCAACGCGACCGTGTACGAGGCTTCGGATCGCGCCGGTGGCCGCTGCTTCTCGCTGGGCGGCAGCTTCGCGGGCCCCGTGAGCTTCCCCGGACAGGTCGTCGAGCGCGGGGGCGAGTTCATCGACAACCTGCACAAGACGATGATCGGCTATGCCCAGGAGTTCGGGCTCGCGCTCGAGGACGTGGAGAAGCTCCCTGGAGAGATCTTTTACCACTTCTATGGTCAGCGCTGGCCCGAGTCGGCCATCGTCGACGAGTATCGCGACCTCGTGGCGGCGATGCAGGACGACCTGCAGACTTCGTCCGGGGCGCCGACGGCGGACTACGCCACGCCGGGCGACGTCGATCTGGATTACACGAGCCTGCGCGAGTACCTCGATACGCGCGGGGCGGGCCCGCTGGTGAGCGCGGCCATCGAGGCGGCGTATCTCGCCGAGTACGGCCTCGAGATCGACGAGCAGAGCAGCCTGAACTTCCTGCTCTTCATCCACGCCGACCGCCGCTCGAAGTTCACGCCGTTCGGCGTGTACAGCGACGAGCGGTATCACGTGGTCAATGGCAACCAGAAGATCGTCGAGGGCCTGAAGGGCAAGCTCCCGGGCCAGGTCCAGTATGGAATGCGCCTGCTCGCCGCGCGCAAGACGGCCGCGGGCCGGGTCGAGCTCACCTTCCAGAAGACGGGCTCGGGGACGGTCACGACGGCGTTCGACGCGGTGGTCTTCGCCGTGCCCTTCTCCACACTGCGCAACGTGCAGCTCGACGCGAGCCTCGGCCTGCCGACCTGGAAGGTGCAAGCCATCAAGGAGCTCGGCTATGGCTCGAACGCGAAGACGATGGTCGGCTTCAAGGGCCCGTTCTGGCGCAACCTCGGCAGCAACGGCACGTCGTATTCGCTGATGCCGAACCACCAGACCACCTGGGAGAGCAATCCCATCAACGCGACCGCGACGAGCGCCGTCCTCACCGACTACTCCTCCGGAATGCGCGCCGACGCGCTCGATCCGACGAAGGTGCAGGCGCAGGTCGCGGCGTTGCTGGGCGATCTGAACCTCGTCTATCCGGGCGCGCTCGCGGCCGCGGCGAAGGACGGCAAGGGCAAATACCTCGCCCACCTCGAGCACTGGCCCTCGAACCCGAACACCCTCGGCGCCTACACGTGCTACCTGCCCGGGCAATTCACGACGCTGGCCAACAACGAGGGCAAGCCCGTCGGCAACATCCATTTCGCCGGCGAGCACGCGAACTCGTTCTACGAGTGGCAGGGCTTCATGGAGGGCGCCTGTCTGTCCGGGATCCAGGCGGCGAACGAGATCTTGCAGGACATCAAGGTCGGCAATCTCTGA
- a CDS encoding alpha/beta hydrolase, translated as MSVPRGATRPKPVLVVAHGAGDRPEWQCQVWRGMVKDAAFILCPRGFPTNPYVPPEHSGYFYTTHHALGNEITLGLAALRERFGEYVDMNAPAYAGFSQGAIMGALLLPNHPARFARAALVEGGYGLFHEWNIPVAQKWKARGGARALLACGRARCVEQALTSASHMRRGGIEVHIVHAEGAGHSYGGRMEQSLRATYAWLIEGDPRWSIP; from the coding sequence GTGTCGGTCCCGCGTGGCGCGACGCGGCCGAAGCCGGTGCTCGTGGTGGCGCACGGCGCGGGCGACAGGCCGGAGTGGCAATGCCAGGTTTGGCGAGGAATGGTGAAGGACGCGGCGTTCATCCTCTGCCCGCGCGGCTTTCCCACCAATCCCTATGTGCCGCCCGAGCACTCGGGGTATTTCTATACGACCCACCACGCCCTGGGGAACGAGATCACGCTCGGGCTCGCGGCGCTGCGCGAGAGGTTCGGCGAATACGTCGACATGAATGCGCCTGCGTACGCCGGGTTCTCGCAGGGGGCGATCATGGGCGCGCTGCTCTTGCCCAACCACCCTGCCCGCTTCGCGCGCGCGGCCCTGGTCGAGGGCGGTTATGGGCTCTTCCACGAATGGAACATTCCGGTGGCGCAGAAGTGGAAGGCGCGCGGGGGCGCGCGCGCGCTGCTCGCGTGCGGGCGCGCGCGCTGCGTGGAGCAGGCGCTCACGTCGGCGTCCCATATGCGCCGCGGTGGCATCGAGGTGCACATCGTCCACGCCGAGGGCGCGGGGCACAGCTACGGAGGTCGCATGGAGCAATCCCTGCGCGCGACCTACGCGTGGCTCATCGAGGGCGATCCGCGCTGGTCGATTCCGTGA
- a CDS encoding aspartate kinase, whose protein sequence is MIVMKFGGSSVANRQQIEKVLAIVKSRAARAPLVVSSAHKGMTDALLGAAREAARGIFAPEKVISRQAAIARDLGCDDTLLAPFYAELTDLLRGLSLVRELSPRSIDYAASFGERMAVRCIADFFTRQGLPSQAFDVWELGFVTDAQFNAARPLPGYELEMRRLVKEAVPPGVVPIVTGFVGRTESGEITTVGRNGSDLTATLVGGALGAQEVEIWSDTDGVMTADPSVVKEARSIPAMRFDEAAELAYFGSRVLHPSTLVPAMEKSIPVRVLNTNRPDHPGTVIRDAAPEEVHTATSIAYRGGQIAVTITSTRMLGAAGFLAEAFETLGRHGVVVDMITTSEVSVSFTTDQREPLERALVEIQKLGDVRVEGGKTLLVVVGRRLAGQAGLGAAILKAVADAGVNVEMISYGMKSVSLTMLIADADVSRAVGVLHERLFAVAQ, encoded by the coding sequence ATGATCGTCATGAAGTTCGGCGGCAGCTCCGTCGCCAACCGGCAGCAGATCGAAAAGGTCCTCGCCATCGTGAAGAGCCGCGCCGCGCGCGCGCCGCTCGTCGTCAGCTCGGCCCACAAGGGCATGACCGACGCCCTGCTCGGGGCCGCGCGCGAGGCCGCACGGGGCATCTTCGCGCCCGAAAAGGTCATTTCCCGGCAAGCCGCCATCGCGCGCGATCTCGGCTGCGACGACACCCTGCTCGCGCCCTTCTACGCCGAGCTGACGGATCTGCTCCGGGGCCTGTCGCTCGTGCGCGAGCTGTCCCCGCGCAGCATCGATTACGCCGCGAGCTTCGGCGAGCGCATGGCCGTCCGCTGCATCGCCGACTTTTTCACCCGCCAGGGCCTGCCCTCGCAGGCGTTCGACGTGTGGGAGCTCGGCTTCGTGACCGACGCGCAATTCAATGCCGCGCGCCCTTTGCCCGGCTACGAGCTCGAGATGCGCCGCCTCGTCAAGGAGGCCGTGCCGCCCGGCGTCGTGCCCATCGTCACCGGATTCGTGGGCCGCACCGAATCGGGCGAGATCACCACCGTCGGTCGCAATGGCAGCGATCTCACGGCCACGCTCGTCGGCGGGGCGCTCGGCGCCCAGGAGGTGGAGATCTGGTCGGACACCGACGGCGTGATGACCGCCGATCCGAGCGTCGTGAAGGAGGCCCGATCGATCCCGGCCATGCGCTTCGACGAGGCCGCCGAGCTGGCCTATTTCGGCAGCCGCGTGCTGCACCCCTCGACGCTCGTGCCCGCCATGGAGAAGAGCATCCCCGTGCGCGTGCTCAATACGAATCGCCCCGACCACCCGGGCACGGTCATCCGCGACGCCGCGCCCGAGGAGGTGCACACGGCGACGAGCATTGCGTATCGGGGTGGTCAGATCGCGGTGACGATCACCTCGACGCGCATGCTCGGCGCGGCGGGCTTCCTGGCCGAGGCATTCGAGACGCTCGGGCGGCACGGCGTCGTGGTCGACATGATCACGACCTCGGAGGTCAGCGTCTCGTTCACCACCGATCAGCGCGAGCCGCTCGAGCGCGCGCTCGTCGAGATCCAAAAGCTCGGCGACGTGCGCGTCGAGGGGGGCAAGACGCTGCTCGTGGTGGTGGGCCGGCGCCTCGCGGGTCAGGCGGGGCTCGGCGCGGCCATCTTGAAGGCCGTCGCGGACGCGGGCGTGAACGTCGAGATGATCAGCTACGGAATGAAGAGCGTCAGCTTGACCATGCTGATCGCCGACGCAGACGTCAGCCGCGCCGTGGGCGTCCTCCACGAGCGGCTCTTCGCTGTCGCCCAATAA
- a CDS encoding DUF2156 domain-containing protein — MIDEADPRLRVLALLRRHGRATTSFQVLEPGLKYVFEGEEACVAYLDTGAAWVAAGPPIAPVEVTASIAKWFCARAAEAGKRACFFSVDRAFAEEAGLDAIAIGEEPEWDPRAWPETLRDSRSLREQLRRTRAKGVRARIAAVTELSEGQPLRLAIDALVQGWLASRPLAAMGFLVDVRPFEFPEERLYVVAEREGRLCGLLVAVPIYARRGWFLEDLLRADDAPNGTAETLFDLALSEMAARGAEVATLGLAPLAGEVAPALRTIRRFSRPLYNFEGVRAFKARLKPVCWRPQYLALPRGTAAAVAIGDALAAFATGGFLRFGLKTLQKQRQAVVLVLGALLLPWTMLLTVPSPPGPWFPSPAVQAAWIALDLVIAAALLVLWRGWQERLAKALSWVTAADAALTIVQVLLWNAARASTPGAWATLGVSVAAPIAATGFLWYARRLGMEAGPDEPAGRAAPKSMDTPSGRATFAPP; from the coding sequence GTGATCGACGAAGCAGATCCGCGGCTGCGCGTCCTTGCGCTCTTGCGCCGTCATGGCCGCGCGACGACGTCCTTTCAGGTGCTCGAACCGGGCCTGAAGTACGTGTTCGAGGGCGAGGAGGCGTGCGTCGCGTACCTCGACACGGGCGCGGCGTGGGTGGCGGCGGGCCCGCCGATCGCGCCGGTCGAGGTCACGGCGTCCATCGCGAAATGGTTCTGCGCACGCGCGGCCGAGGCGGGCAAACGCGCCTGCTTCTTCAGCGTCGATCGCGCGTTCGCCGAGGAGGCGGGGCTCGACGCGATCGCGATCGGCGAGGAGCCGGAGTGGGATCCGCGGGCGTGGCCCGAGACGCTGCGCGACAGTCGCAGCCTGCGCGAGCAGCTCCGGCGCACGCGGGCCAAGGGGGTGCGGGCGCGGATCGCCGCCGTCACGGAGCTGTCCGAGGGGCAGCCTTTGCGCCTCGCGATCGACGCGCTGGTGCAGGGCTGGCTCGCGTCGAGGCCGCTCGCGGCGATGGGGTTCCTCGTCGACGTGCGGCCCTTCGAGTTCCCGGAGGAGCGGCTCTACGTGGTGGCCGAGCGCGAGGGCCGGCTCTGCGGGCTGCTCGTCGCGGTGCCGATCTACGCGCGCCGCGGGTGGTTTCTCGAGGACCTCTTGCGCGCCGACGACGCGCCGAACGGGACGGCGGAGACGCTCTTCGACCTCGCGCTGTCGGAGATGGCCGCGCGCGGGGCGGAGGTGGCGACGCTCGGGCTCGCGCCGCTCGCTGGCGAGGTGGCGCCGGCGCTGCGGACCATCCGGCGTTTTTCTCGGCCACTCTACAATTTCGAGGGAGTCCGGGCATTCAAGGCGCGCCTCAAGCCGGTGTGCTGGCGGCCGCAATACCTCGCGCTGCCGCGCGGGACGGCGGCGGCGGTGGCGATAGGGGATGCGCTCGCGGCGTTCGCGACGGGGGGTTTTCTGCGCTTCGGGCTGAAGACGCTGCAGAAGCAGCGGCAGGCGGTGGTGCTCGTGCTCGGGGCGCTGCTCTTGCCGTGGACGATGCTGCTCACCGTGCCCTCGCCCCCGGGCCCGTGGTTCCCCTCGCCGGCCGTGCAAGCGGCGTGGATCGCGCTCGATCTGGTCATTGCAGCGGCGCTGCTCGTGCTCTGGCGGGGGTGGCAAGAGCGGCTCGCGAAGGCGCTTTCGTGGGTGACGGCGGCGGACGCGGCGCTGACGATCGTGCAGGTGCTCCTGTGGAATGCCGCGCGCGCGAGTACCCCGGGCGCGTGGGCGACGCTCGGCGTGTCGGTGGCGGCGCCGATCGCAGCGACGGGTTTTTTATGGTACGCGCGGCGGCTCGGGATGGAAGCCGGGCCTGACGAACCCGCCGGGCGAGCGGCCCCGAAATCCATGGACACGCCCAGCGGTCGCGCTACCTTCGCGCCGCCATGA
- a CDS encoding MarR family winged helix-turn-helix transcriptional regulator: MGSQPIASEQKVARRDAALVMDAIRRLVRFLRLASRAAEAHTGVSGAQLFVVQSLAEGPVSSMAELAARTLTDPSSVSTVVARLVDRGLVARHPSREDRRRVEIALTAKGRAVVEHAPELAQHRILAAIAKMPAARRRSLARTFEELVREIGAETIEPKMFFEDEPPSTRETKKKPATKATKTTKTAKTTKKAPAAKKKAATPAARRKATTRG; encoded by the coding sequence ATGGGCTCCCAACCCATCGCCTCCGAGCAGAAGGTGGCGCGCCGTGACGCGGCCCTGGTGATGGACGCCATCCGACGGCTCGTCCGCTTCTTGCGGCTGGCCTCGCGCGCCGCGGAAGCGCACACGGGCGTGAGCGGCGCGCAGCTCTTCGTGGTGCAGAGCCTCGCAGAGGGTCCGGTCTCCTCCATGGCCGAGCTCGCCGCGCGCACGCTCACCGATCCGAGCTCGGTCTCGACCGTCGTCGCGCGCCTCGTCGACCGCGGCCTCGTGGCCCGGCACCCCTCGCGCGAGGATCGCCGCCGCGTCGAGATCGCGCTCACCGCCAAGGGCCGCGCCGTCGTCGAGCACGCGCCCGAGCTCGCGCAGCACCGCATCCTCGCCGCCATCGCGAAGATGCCCGCCGCGCGCCGTCGCTCGCTCGCGCGCACCTTCGAGGAGCTGGTGCGGGAGATCGGCGCCGAGACGATCGAGCCGAAGATGTTCTTCGAGGACGAGCCCCCGTCGACGCGGGAGACGAAGAAGAAACCGGCGACGAAGGCGACGAAGACGACGAAGACGGCGAAGACGACGAAGAAAGCGCCGGCCGCGAAGAAAAAGGCCGCGACGCCAGCCGCTCGCCGCAAGGCTACGACGCGAGGGTGA
- the chrA gene encoding chromate efflux transporter — protein sequence MRLGFTAFGGPVAHVALMEAEVVTRRKWVTRDEFMDLLAATNLIPGPNSTEMAIHLGHRRAGVPGLFVAGACFILPAALITAGFAFAYARYRTLPELGGLLYGLKPAILAIVGAAMVRLVLPRKKDALFLIVAAIAAAASLLGAPEVPILLAGGAVAASIRGRGPASRPPKDEPKRASPGLVFGLPALAGAAASAGSRLLPLGLFFLKVGSILYGSGYVLIAFLREGLVVERGWLSEAELLDAVAIGQFTPGPVLTTATFVGYLVEGPAGAVVATLAIFAPSFLFVLLSAPLIPRLRASRPLGALLDGVGAAALGLLVAAFVPLARGAFVGWPAFVIFLLAVPLAMQPKLNATWIVVGGAALGIAVRMAGFGG from the coding sequence TTGCGCCTCGGATTCACCGCATTCGGCGGCCCCGTCGCGCACGTCGCGCTCATGGAGGCCGAGGTCGTCACCCGGCGCAAATGGGTCACGCGCGACGAGTTCATGGATCTCCTCGCCGCGACGAACCTGATCCCTGGCCCCAACTCGACCGAGATGGCCATCCACCTCGGGCACCGCCGGGCGGGAGTCCCGGGGCTCTTCGTGGCCGGCGCATGCTTCATCCTGCCGGCGGCGCTGATCACCGCGGGTTTTGCTTTTGCCTACGCGCGCTATCGCACGCTGCCCGAGCTCGGGGGGCTTCTGTACGGGCTCAAGCCGGCCATCCTGGCGATCGTGGGCGCCGCAATGGTCCGGCTCGTCCTGCCGCGAAAGAAGGACGCGCTCTTTCTGATCGTCGCCGCAATCGCAGCGGCGGCGAGCCTCCTCGGCGCGCCCGAGGTGCCGATCCTGCTCGCGGGCGGCGCGGTGGCCGCTTCGATCCGGGGGCGGGGTCCGGCTTCGAGACCACCCAAGGACGAACCGAAGCGCGCCTCGCCGGGGCTCGTCTTCGGCCTGCCCGCCCTCGCGGGGGCTGCGGCCTCGGCCGGATCGCGCCTTTTGCCGCTCGGTCTCTTTTTCTTGAAGGTTGGCAGCATTCTCTATGGCAGTGGCTACGTGCTCATCGCCTTTTTGCGTGAGGGGCTCGTCGTGGAGCGCGGCTGGCTCTCCGAGGCGGAGCTGCTCGACGCGGTGGCGATCGGGCAATTCACGCCCGGGCCTGTGCTCACGACGGCCACCTTCGTGGGGTATCTCGTGGAGGGGCCGGCGGGCGCGGTCGTCGCGACCCTCGCCATCTTTGCTCCCTCGTTCCTGTTCGTTCTTCTGAGCGCGCCGCTCATTCCGCGCCTTCGGGCCTCGCGTCCGCTCGGGGCCTTGCTCGATGGCGTGGGCGCGGCGGCGCTCGGGCTGCTGGTGGCGGCATTCGTGCCCCTCGCGCGCGGGGCATTCGTGGGGTGGCCGGCGTTCGTGATCTTCTTGCTCGCGGTGCCGCTCGCGATGCAGCCGAAGCTCAATGCGACGTGGATCGTGGTGGGCGGCGCGGCGCTCGGGATTGCGGTGAGGATGGCAGGGTTCGGGGGTTGA
- a CDS encoding DUF2934 domain-containing protein has protein sequence MKAKAKKAAPQKKTPTRQTAALAAREVPVELPQVTEAPAPVPAPIANDVSSIAAPVALVEPVAAVEPAAAEDTAPPASSERPRISSEERRRLIALAAYQRAERLGLGRTNPVEDWLAAEREVDAKLAQGTI, from the coding sequence ATGAAAGCGAAAGCGAAGAAGGCAGCACCGCAGAAGAAGACCCCGACCCGCCAGACGGCCGCCCTCGCCGCGCGCGAGGTCCCGGTGGAGCTGCCCCAGGTGACCGAGGCCCCGGCGCCCGTGCCGGCCCCGATCGCCAACGACGTCTCGTCGATCGCCGCGCCCGTCGCCCTCGTCGAGCCCGTCGCCGCCGTCGAGCCCGCTGCGGCCGAGGACACGGCGCCCCCGGCGAGCTCCGAGCGGCCCAGGATCTCGAGCGAGGAGCGCCGCCGGCTGATCGCGCTCGCCGCCTACCAGCGCGCCGAGCGGCTCGGGCTCGGTCGAACCAATCCGGTCGAGGACTGGCTCGCTGCCGAGCGCGAGGTGGACGCGAAGCTCGCGCAGGGCACCATCTGA
- a CDS encoding recombinase A, producing the protein MRRAALAQEAVDPRRRELLQHALVHPAIEGLSGRAKALPLGLRPVDETLPEGGLPRGAVVEISAPQGLARSTTLALSLCASAQAEARMRGESDTQGAFCAWLDPTSTLFAPAVARAGVDLGRLLVVRPNPEDLARVAVRVASSHAFAVVVVDTAGIPGSRGEGRLDRWVNVVRRLALAVEGSDTTLLLLTDAAASRAMPLPTAMRIELERLAEDRIGLRVAKDRRGRVTAPQTIDLPRTG; encoded by the coding sequence ATGCGCCGCGCCGCCCTCGCCCAGGAAGCCGTCGACCCCCGTCGCCGCGAGCTGCTCCAGCATGCTCTCGTCCACCCCGCGATCGAGGGCCTCTCGGGCCGCGCCAAGGCCCTGCCCCTCGGCCTGCGCCCCGTCGACGAGACCTTGCCCGAGGGCGGCCTGCCGCGCGGCGCGGTCGTCGAGATCTCCGCGCCCCAGGGGCTCGCGCGCTCGACCACCCTCGCCCTGTCCCTCTGCGCCTCCGCCCAGGCCGAGGCGCGCATGCGCGGCGAGAGCGACACCCAGGGCGCCTTCTGCGCCTGGCTCGACCCCACGTCCACCCTCTTCGCCCCGGCGGTCGCCCGCGCAGGCGTCGACCTCGGCCGCTTGCTGGTCGTCCGGCCGAACCCCGAGGACCTCGCCCGCGTCGCCGTCCGCGTCGCCTCGAGCCACGCCTTCGCGGTCGTGGTGGTCGACACGGCGGGCATCCCGGGCAGCCGCGGCGAGGGGCGGCTCGATCGCTGGGTCAACGTGGTCCGCCGCCTCGCCCTCGCCGTCGAGGGCAGCGACACGACGCTCCTGCTCCTCACCGACGCGGCCGCCTCGCGCGCGATGCCGCTTCCCACCGCGATGCGCATCGAGCTCGAGCGCCTCGCCGAGGACCGCATCGGCCTGCGCGTCGCCAAGGACCGGCGCGGCCGCGTGACGGCGCCGCAGACGATCGACCTCCCGAGGACCGGGTGA
- a CDS encoding DNA polymerase Y family protein produces MNRRIAAIVLPQLGCELVRQRLPLDAPLGILFTRSGEASGDERDKATATLDLVDEAAWHYGVRPGQRVAEAMATLAELSIHAVTFEEIDAALGRVAEVALGLGTTAAIRLSPERADDDARRGPSGDAPFDTVWLDITGAAHLVGGEEALLDELCERVHALGHRVHAAIADGPRLARALARFAASDALRDHPGITTRNGPHTWIIATSGAGAALGPLPAHALPLDQDAVAFFGRLGVFTVADLARLPRATLAPRLGSRAAAVLELMAGRDPAPLVPYAPPRTLVEETSFEDPISSVEPLLFVLRAMTSRVAARLGARGEACLELLVTIPYDRSIARLKAPDREENTLSLRIELPAPLADAADLLRALKAKLERVELFAPATALRLEVAQIVEAPQVQIDLSRDKAVRPDALPSLLAELSADIGADRVGVLDIVDAHKPEARSRLVPVRDLANARRGGQIVEPPSEEAAQSLPIEPSRLLSTPIPLGRLSKGAVVAVDNRLYAIERLNFVMRLDGVEWWTANPASRDYAAAWLVAGPSPERVRPGGGSAVSAGQAWVFVDRTTGEGYLQGWCE; encoded by the coding sequence ATGAACCGTCGCATCGCCGCCATCGTCCTCCCCCAGCTCGGCTGCGAGCTGGTCCGCCAGCGCCTGCCCCTCGACGCGCCGCTCGGCATCCTCTTCACCCGCAGCGGCGAGGCCTCCGGCGACGAGCGCGACAAGGCCACGGCCACCCTCGATCTCGTCGACGAGGCCGCATGGCACTACGGCGTCCGGCCCGGCCAGCGCGTCGCCGAGGCGATGGCGACCCTCGCGGAGCTGTCGATCCACGCGGTCACCTTCGAGGAGATCGACGCCGCGCTCGGGCGCGTGGCCGAGGTGGCGCTCGGGCTCGGGACCACGGCGGCCATCCGGCTGTCGCCCGAGCGCGCCGACGACGACGCGCGCCGCGGTCCGAGCGGCGATGCGCCCTTCGACACGGTCTGGCTCGACATCACGGGCGCCGCGCACCTCGTGGGCGGCGAGGAGGCCTTGCTCGACGAGCTGTGCGAGCGGGTCCACGCCCTCGGCCACCGTGTCCACGCCGCGATCGCCGACGGCCCGCGGCTCGCCCGCGCCCTCGCCCGCTTCGCCGCGAGCGACGCCCTGCGCGATCACCCAGGGATCACCACGCGGAACGGCCCGCACACCTGGATCATCGCGACCTCGGGCGCCGGCGCCGCGCTCGGCCCCTTGCCCGCGCACGCGCTGCCGCTCGATCAGGACGCCGTCGCCTTCTTCGGCCGCCTCGGCGTGTTCACCGTGGCCGATCTGGCGAGGCTGCCCCGCGCGACCCTCGCGCCCCGGCTCGGCTCTCGCGCGGCCGCGGTGCTCGAGCTGATGGCCGGCCGCGATCCGGCCCCGCTGGTCCCGTACGCGCCGCCCCGCACGCTCGTCGAGGAGACGTCGTTCGAGGACCCCATCTCGAGCGTCGAGCCGCTCCTGTTCGTGCTGCGCGCGATGACCTCCCGCGTGGCCGCGCGCCTCGGCGCCCGCGGCGAGGCGTGCCTCGAGCTTCTGGTCACCATCCCCTACGATCGCTCGATCGCGCGGCTCAAGGCGCCCGATCGCGAGGAGAACACGCTTTCGTTGCGCATCGAGCTGCCCGCGCCGCTCGCCGACGCGGCCGATCTGCTGCGCGCGCTCAAGGCCAAGCTCGAGCGGGTGGAGCTGTTCGCCCCCGCCACGGCCCTGCGCCTCGAGGTCGCGCAGATCGTCGAGGCGCCCCAGGTGCAGATCGATCTTTCGCGCGACAAGGCGGTGCGTCCAGACGCGCTGCCCTCGCTCCTGGCGGAGCTTTCCGCGGACATCGGCGCCGATCGCGTGGGCGTGCTCGACATCGTCGACGCGCACAAGCCCGAGGCGCGTTCGAGGCTCGTTCCCGTGCGCGATCTCGCGAACGCGCGGCGCGGCGGGCAGATCGTCGAGCCCCCGTCCGAGGAGGCCGCGCAGTCCTTGCCGATCGAGCCTTCGCGGCTGCTCTCGACGCCCATCCCGCTCGGACGCCTGTCGAAGGGCGCGGTGGTGGCCGTGGACAACCGGCTGTACGCGATCGAGCGGCTGAACTTCGTGATGCGCCTCGACGGGGTCGAGTGGTGGACGGCGAACCCCGCCTCGCGCGACTACGCGGCCGCCTGGCTCGTGGCCGGCCCCTCGCCGGAGCGCGTCCGTCCTGGGGGTGGATCCGCGGTTTCTGCGGGTCAGGCGTGGGTCTTCGTGGACCGCACGACCGGAGAGGGCTACCTCCAGGGCTGGTGCGAATGA